In Mycoplasma sp. Mirounga ES2805-ORL, a single window of DNA contains:
- a CDS encoding xanthine phosphoribosyltransferase — protein sequence MKKLKEKIVQEGTILNENILKIDSFINNQIDSILMNDIANEFYEVFKSYSPNKIMTVESSGIAPAILVALKFKIPLIIVRKEQSLISDKDVYSSKIQSFTKNKIFAATISKQYLTKNDNVLIIDDFLASGQAILGCLNLINQAKAKNIGVGIIVEKTFQLGRQKLEDLNINVHSLARIKSLKNNKVEFED from the coding sequence ATGAAAAAACTAAAAGAAAAAATAGTTCAAGAAGGAACTATATTAAATGAAAATATATTAAAGATAGATAGTTTTATAAATAATCAAATCGACAGTATTTTAATGAATGATATAGCTAACGAATTTTATGAAGTATTTAAAAGCTATAGTCCTAATAAAATAATGACGGTTGAATCTTCGGGAATTGCACCGGCGATACTTGTAGCATTAAAATTTAAAATTCCATTAATAATTGTTAGAAAAGAACAATCTTTAATTAGTGACAAAGATGTTTACTCATCTAAAATACAATCGTTTACTAAAAATAAAATTTTTGCAGCTACTATCTCTAAACAATATTTAACAAAAAATGACAATGTTCTAATCATTGATGACTTTTTAGCAAGTGGCCAAGCAATACTAGGATGTTTAAATTTAATTAATCAAGCAAAAGCTAAAAATATAGGTGTTGGCATAATTGTTGAAAAAACATTTCAATTAGGCCGCCAAAAATTAGAAGATTTAAATATAAATGTTCATTCTCTTGCAAGAATA
- a CDS encoding deoxyribodipyrimidine photo-lyase, with protein sequence MNILWIRNDLRLRDNKSLHNCILDSISSNEKIMIVFIIDPYLIKVNSFSNDYFFIALNYFKNNLSKKGINIYFMYGEPLNQFEILVNKYPDIKKVYFNLSERGYGLKRDNQIIKFLKNKNIKIRPSYDKHLHSANEIKKKDGSYYCVFTPYFNSWLKKEKPASLPWPDIKKELFINEFNYDESLKQVNNVFKNIKHTFTSDVGEDKALLQLDKFILNGITNYDKYRDIPELNLTSNLSKYLTTGEISIKTIYNRISSLPNSQGKNEFIKELAWRDFYNMIYHFNPNIYKEAFQSKYRDLEWQKNEDFLRKWKEGKTGFPIIDAAMTQLNNTGFMHNRLRMVVASFLTKDLLINWQEGEKYFANKLIDYDSASNINNWQWASSVGTDACPYFRIFNPLSQSKKFDPSGNFIKEFLPNLKDIPSKYIHCPFEYKDVLKEKYGIEIEKIYWKPIVNHKDQRIKALNLFKEK encoded by the coding sequence ATGAATATATTATGAATTAGAAATGATTTAAGGCTTAGAGATAATAAATCTTTACATAATTGTATTTTAGATTCTATTAGTAGTAATGAAAAAATTATGATAGTTTTTATTATTGATCCATATTTAATAAAAGTTAATTCATTTAGCAATGACTATTTCTTCATTGCTCTTAATTATTTTAAAAATAACTTATCTAAAAAAGGAATAAACATTTATTTTATGTATGGGGAGCCATTAAATCAATTTGAGATATTAGTTAATAAATATCCAGATATTAAAAAAGTATATTTCAATTTATCTGAGCGAGGTTATGGTTTAAAACGCGATAATCAAATAATCAAGTTTTTAAAAAATAAAAATATTAAAATTAGACCTTCTTATGATAAACACTTGCATTCAGCTAACGAAATTAAGAAAAAAGATGGGTCGTACTATTGTGTATTTACTCCATATTTTAACAGTTGATTAAAAAAGGAAAAACCAGCATCACTACCTTGGCCCGATATAAAAAAAGAACTATTTATAAATGAGTTTAATTATGATGAGTCATTAAAACAAGTTAATAATGTATTTAAAAATATTAAACATACATTTACTAGTGACGTTGGAGAAGACAAAGCTTTATTGCAATTAGATAAATTTATTTTAAATGGAATAACTAACTATGATAAATATAGAGACATTCCTGAATTAAACTTAACTAGTAACCTTTCTAAGTATCTAACAACAGGCGAAATATCTATCAAAACAATATATAACAGAATTAGTTCTTTGCCAAATTCTCAAGGTAAAAATGAATTTATTAAAGAACTTGCTTGAAGAGATTTTTACAATATGATTTATCATTTCAATCCTAATATTTACAAAGAAGCATTTCAAAGTAAATACAGAGATTTAGAATGACAAAAAAATGAAGATTTTTTAAGAAAATGAAAAGAAGGAAAAACCGGCTTTCCAATAATTGATGCAGCTATGACTCAATTGAATAATACAGGCTTTATGCATAATAGGTTAAGAATGGTTGTAGCAAGTTTTTTGACTAAAGATTTATTAATTAACTGACAAGAAGGGGAAAAATATTTTGCTAATAAATTAATTGATTATGACTCTGCTTCAAATATAAATAATTGACAATGAGCTTCTTCAGTAGGAACTGATGCTTGCCCTTATTTTAGGATTTTTAATCCTCTAAGCCAAAGTAAAAAGTTTGATCCAAGTGGAAACTTTATTAAAGAATTTTTGCCAAATTTAAAAGATATACCTTCAAAGTATATACATTGCCCATTCGAGTATAAAGACGTACTAAAAGAAAAATATGGAATAGAGATAGAAAAAATATATTGAAAACCAATAGTTAATCATAAAGATCAAAGGATTAAGGCACTTAATTTATTTAAAGAAAAATAA